In the genome of Desulfofarcimen acetoxidans DSM 771, one region contains:
- a CDS encoding EFR1 family ferrodoxin (N-terminal region resembles flavodoxins. C-terminal ferrodoxin region binds two 4Fe-4S clusters.), whose product MNKKISAMYFSPTGTTKKVVSGIAQKISENINGEVTINNIDFTLPEVRKESVAFTGKDVVVIGTPVIAGRVPNVLLKYLNSISGNGALAISIVVYGNRNYDDAAIELKDILESNGFKVIAAGAFIGEHSFSKTLAQNRPDEKDMAIVSDFAHKIYAKITSEDDIQTVVVKGNKPYGKYYTPKNENGVPVDIRKVTPKTNSNCTDCKVCASVCPMGSIDYEDVSKLNGICIKCCACIKSCPTEAKYFDDKDYLRHKYELEVEFASRREPELFL is encoded by the coding sequence TTGAATAAGAAAATAAGTGCAATGTATTTTAGTCCTACGGGTACAACGAAAAAAGTAGTATCCGGAATAGCACAGAAAATATCAGAAAATATTAATGGGGAAGTAACTATAAATAATATTGATTTTACGTTGCCGGAAGTTAGAAAAGAATCAGTAGCTTTTACAGGAAAAGATGTTGTTGTAATAGGAACTCCGGTTATTGCAGGAAGAGTTCCTAATGTATTGCTGAAATATTTAAATTCTATTTCGGGAAATGGTGCGTTAGCGATTTCTATAGTTGTCTATGGGAACAGAAATTATGACGATGCCGCCATAGAATTAAAAGATATTCTTGAATCAAACGGTTTTAAAGTTATTGCGGCAGGGGCATTTATAGGGGAACATTCATTTTCTAAAACTCTTGCCCAAAACAGGCCTGATGAAAAAGATATGGCTATAGTAAGTGATTTTGCCCATAAAATATATGCTAAAATAACCAGTGAAGATGATATTCAAACTGTAGTTGTCAAAGGAAATAAACCTTATGGAAAATACTATACGCCCAAAAATGAAAACGGTGTGCCTGTAGACATCAGAAAGGTAACTCCAAAAACAAATAGTAATTGTACTGATTGTAAAGTCTGTGCCAGTGTTTGTCCTATGGGATCAATTGATTACGAGGATGTATCAAAATTGAATGGAATTTGTATTAAATGTTGTGCTTGCATCAAAAGCTGTCCGACTGAAGCAAAGTATTTTGATGATAAAGACTATTTAAGACATAAGTACGAATTAGAAGTTGAGTTTGCTAGTCGAAGAGAACCGGAATTATTTTTATAA
- a CDS encoding DUF3786 domain-containing protein — translation MFPYMIGKEEAGPYRSATEHCLKKLILKDFEGIAKNSGAVFETEHSTITLNSLGQSVSVKLPEGKIVFNGTDYCPVLGWRIIILNYLFRADNAHLTGQLVSYRELENGHVFYPAFLRESVNLLIQKFSSEPAEQIKNVCRVFGARLEDKADICAVFEFFPRFPVTVKLWLKDEEIGGSANILFDANANHYLDAEAIAVTCMLISQFLIKQYDMMYKK, via the coding sequence GTGTTTCCATACATGATTGGAAAGGAAGAAGCCGGTCCCTACCGGTCGGCTACCGAGCACTGCCTAAAAAAGCTTATCTTAAAAGATTTTGAGGGAATAGCGAAAAACAGCGGCGCAGTATTTGAAACAGAACATTCAACTATTACTCTGAACAGTTTGGGACAGTCAGTAAGTGTAAAACTTCCTGAAGGAAAAATAGTTTTCAATGGGACAGACTATTGTCCGGTTTTGGGTTGGCGCATTATAATACTTAACTACTTGTTCCGGGCTGATAATGCTCACTTGACCGGTCAATTAGTTTCATATCGTGAATTGGAAAATGGACATGTATTTTATCCTGCCTTTTTACGGGAAAGCGTTAATTTGTTAATACAAAAGTTTTCTTCAGAGCCTGCTGAACAAATCAAAAATGTTTGCCGGGTATTTGGTGCCAGGCTTGAGGATAAAGCGGATATTTGTGCTGTGTTCGAATTTTTTCCCAGGTTCCCGGTGACAGTTAAGCTCTGGCTAAAAGATGAGGAAATAGGAGGTTCAGCAAACATCCTTTTTGACGCCAATGCCAATCATTATCTTGATGCGGAGGCAATAGCAGTAACGTGTATGCTCATCTCGCAGTTTTTGATTAAACAGTATGATATGATGTATAAGAAATAG
- a CDS encoding DUF2115 domain-containing protein: MNNRKLLDLIKKKAEYFSTEEIIQRSAPGEQEPQHTDRLKYVSRLVARYNLETFLEIKSRDRIDILEDIDSDTLNDFTFRIEKYMDENAPGLADLKTYILIVSTYLAFIVKKPLHPPGMLFVGGQKIVEKDNKFYCPMKNKQLRTAFSLCKYCASRDISEIYEDL, encoded by the coding sequence ATGAATAACCGCAAATTGCTTGATTTGATAAAAAAGAAAGCCGAGTATTTCTCCACAGAGGAAATTATTCAAAGAAGCGCGCCTGGTGAGCAGGAGCCACAGCATACTGACAGGTTAAAATATGTCTCGCGTTTGGTTGCCAGGTACAATCTTGAGACTTTTCTGGAAATAAAGAGCAGGGATAGAATTGACATCTTAGAGGATATTGATAGTGATACACTCAATGATTTTACCTTCCGAATAGAAAAGTATATGGATGAAAATGCGCCTGGTCTGGCTGACTTAAAGACATATATACTAATTGTATCTACATATTTAGCTTTCATTGTCAAGAAACCCCTGCATCCTCCGGGTATGCTCTTTGTTGGAGGTCAGAAAATAGTAGAAAAAGATAACAAATTTTATTGTCCCATGAAAAACAAGCAGTTGCGCACTGCTTTTTCACTATGCAAATATTGTGCAAGCAGGGATATCAGTGAGATTTATGAAGATTTATAA
- a CDS encoding MFS transporter codes for MKMNKKALALLGTGHAVTDITQGALPIILAFLQPVFALSQMQVGMIMLASNVSSSVVQPVFGILSDRFRAVWLIPLGCLLAGMGVSYTGYSTSYAALFLAALASGLGVAAYHPEASKFTRYASGSSKALGMSWFSVGGNFGFAAGPLLASLFISLAGLKGTLSFLLLNGFMAMLLWANLSAITEKQVSTRVVHENKKTHVSGGGVFRYDKNVIVSVVLLVLVVIMRSWVHLGLVTFLPQYYVQYLHQSEAYAATLTSIFLFAGALGTLAGGPAADRWGFKNIIIGSMALIIVLLFLFLYSSGFWVPVLVFLIGFAVISTFGLTVVFGQELLSQNVGLASGLMLGFAIGMGGVGTTFLGWVADHWGLPMVFHVMIIFPLIGLLMSFFLPGRERMLAD; via the coding sequence ATGAAAATGAATAAAAAGGCACTGGCCTTGTTAGGTACCGGGCATGCTGTAACGGATATCACTCAAGGAGCTCTGCCGATTATTCTGGCCTTCCTGCAGCCGGTTTTCGCACTTAGCCAAATGCAGGTTGGAATGATTATGCTGGCTTCAAATGTCAGTTCTTCTGTAGTGCAGCCGGTTTTTGGCATCCTCAGTGACCGTTTCCGGGCTGTCTGGCTGATACCACTGGGCTGCCTGCTGGCCGGGATGGGTGTGTCCTATACAGGTTATAGCACTAGTTACGCGGCTTTATTTCTGGCAGCACTGGCCAGTGGTCTGGGTGTAGCCGCCTATCACCCGGAGGCCTCAAAATTTACTCGCTATGCCAGTGGTTCCAGTAAGGCTCTGGGCATGTCCTGGTTCTCTGTGGGTGGTAATTTTGGTTTTGCCGCGGGTCCTCTGCTGGCCAGTTTGTTTATTAGTTTGGCGGGACTAAAGGGAACGCTGTCTTTTTTATTGCTTAACGGCTTTATGGCCATGCTGCTCTGGGCCAATCTCTCTGCTATTACTGAAAAACAGGTTTCAACCCGGGTGGTTCACGAAAATAAGAAAACCCATGTTTCCGGTGGCGGTGTCTTCCGGTATGATAAAAATGTGATTGTATCTGTGGTTTTGCTTGTTCTGGTGGTAATAATGCGTTCATGGGTTCATCTGGGACTGGTTACCTTTTTGCCTCAGTACTATGTGCAATACCTGCATCAAAGTGAGGCTTATGCGGCTACGCTCACTTCGATATTTCTTTTTGCTGGGGCATTAGGTACTCTGGCAGGTGGGCCTGCTGCCGACCGGTGGGGTTTTAAAAATATAATCATTGGGTCTATGGCTTTAATCATAGTCCTGTTGTTTCTTTTCCTGTATTCAAGCGGTTTTTGGGTGCCCGTACTGGTATTTTTAATCGGGTTTGCGGTAATTTCAACTTTTGGGCTGACAGTTGTGTTCGGACAAGAATTGTTGTCCCAAAATGTGGGATTGGCCTCGGGTCTGATGCTGGGTTTTGCTATTGGTATGGGTGGAGTAGGCACTACCTTTTTAGGGTGGGTGGCCGATCACTGGGGACTGCCAATGGTATTTCACGTAATGATTATTTTTCCGTTAATAGGATTGCTAATGTCCTTTTTTTTGCCGGGCAGGGAAAGGATGCTCGCTGATTAA